The Candidatus Binataceae bacterium genome segment GGACTGGCGGTTGGTCTTTCCGGTGCATCTTGCCGAGTCGAAAAAACAGGCGGTCGATGAGATTCGCGCGGGCGGCAACAACTGGATTCAGGAGTACTTTGTCGGGACCCTGGCGGCCAATATCCAGTTCGAGGAATACCCGGGCCAGCCCGCAAGCGAATTCACCGTTGATCGGATGGTCGAACGCGGCGGCATCATCGTCGGCACCCCTGACGACGCCATCCAACGCATCAACGAAGCGATCGAGGCCTCGGGCGGCGGCTTCGGCGGACTGCTGATTCTCGCGCACGAATGGGCCTCGCGCGAGCAGACGCTGCGCTCCTATGAATTATGGTCGCGCTATGTCGCGCCGCACTTCCAGGGCATCGCCGACCCGATCGTTTACTCCCAGCAGTGGGTCAGCGAAAAGCGCCACATGCTGATGGGTAATTCGATGGCGGGTGTCATGAAATCGATTCAGGACTACAAGGAGCGTCGCGAGGCAGTCGGCGCCACGCCCTCCGAACTCGCAGACCGCCCGGTCACTCGCATCCGCCCCTGACGCGACGGCCAAATTTGCGTTGCCATCGGGAAATTAGGCGATGAGCATTGAGCTCAAAAAGATCGCGGACGACGCGTTGAAGCTTTCGACGCGCGCTCGAGCGCGCCTTGCTCAACGGTTGATTCGGAGCCTGGAAGAGACCAGAGAGCTGGAAGCCGAACGCGAATGGCTCGTTGAAATAGAGCGCCGCTCAGTCGAGCTGAAGAGCGGCAAAGTCAAGGGCGTTCCAGCGGGGAAGGTGTTCAAGAAAGCGCGCGAAGCGCTTCGGTGACACTTGCCTTCCATCCCTTGGCTGAACGCGAACTAATCGCCGCTGCCACCCAGCCGACAACGATCACGAGATCCGCGAAGCCGTCGGCACCACGCCCTCGGAACTCGCGGATCGCCCGGTCACCCGCATCCGTCCGTAAGCCCGCTCACTCCGGAAATTCGCAATACGAGTCTTCATGTCGGGGTGCTTCTACGGGAGAAGCACCCGCGCGATTTCGAGTATCACCAACCATTTTGCACTGTGCCGCTAAGATTTATGCCGTGCCGCTAAGAATATCTGTCATCCGAGGAAAGTGCGCTATTTGCTGCTTTATTGGTTGTAGTGGTCTGCCTCTTGCCGCACAGTCAGTCCGGAATTCCCACTTTGAAATCTGGCTGAGAGGAGGAAGCGCCATGCCAAGTTTTGATTTCATCACGGTCAAAAACAGGTCAAAGAAACGAGCGAACGATATTCACCTTTCGTTCGAGGCCCAAGTCGATGTCACGGGTGTAAACGGTGTTGCACCGTCCGATCCGAAGTTCAAGCATAAGCTTGACGGCGACGGGTCTGCGGAGATCGGTATAGCAAAAATCAAC includes the following:
- a CDS encoding addiction module protein; amino-acid sequence: MKLSTRARARLAQRLIRSLEETRELEAEREWLVEIERRSVELKSGKVKGVPAGKVFKKAREALR